One Egicoccus halophilus genomic region harbors:
- a CDS encoding methionine/alanine import family NSS transporter small subunit, whose translation MTTPAIALMVVALLLVWGGLVASVTFAVVRSRQRRSAGDTV comes from the coding sequence ATGACCACTCCCGCCATCGCCCTCATGGTCGTCGCCCTGCTGCTGGTCTGGGGCGGCCTCGTCGCCAGCGTCACCTTCGCCGTGGTGCGCTCGCGCCAGCGTCGCTCGGCCGGCGACACCGTCTGA
- a CDS encoding DUF3097 family protein, which produces MSPRDRYGDDVLADPRAHRRVVPSVTVTPGLVVEADGGFVGRAVACSAREVTLRDRRGRERRFSLEPGLFRVDDQPVRLVAPARRPPEPAAPKVSNSGSVAVPDAPARVARASRILVEGVHDAELLEQVWGHDLRVEGVVVDVLHGADDLEAVVREFGPGPRRRLGILLDHLVAGSKESRIAATVRHPQVLVTGHPFVDVWQAVRPEVVGIDAWPQVPRGEPWKEGVARRLGHDDHRELWRRIRTSVTTWRDLDQSLIRAVEELIDFVTVPTD; this is translated from the coding sequence GTGAGCCCCCGTGACCGGTACGGCGACGACGTGCTCGCCGACCCGCGGGCACACCGGCGGGTCGTGCCGAGCGTCACCGTCACCCCGGGGCTGGTCGTCGAGGCCGACGGCGGCTTCGTCGGCCGGGCGGTCGCCTGCTCCGCCCGGGAGGTGACGCTGCGCGACCGACGTGGCCGCGAGCGCCGGTTCTCGCTCGAACCGGGCCTGTTCCGGGTGGACGACCAGCCGGTCCGACTCGTGGCCCCGGCGCGGCGGCCACCCGAGCCGGCGGCCCCGAAGGTCTCCAACAGCGGATCGGTGGCCGTCCCCGACGCGCCGGCGCGGGTGGCCCGCGCCAGCCGGATCCTGGTCGAGGGTGTCCACGACGCCGAACTGCTCGAGCAGGTGTGGGGGCACGACCTGCGCGTCGAGGGTGTGGTCGTCGACGTGCTGCACGGGGCCGACGACCTCGAAGCCGTCGTGCGCGAGTTCGGTCCGGGTCCGCGGCGACGCCTGGGCATCCTGCTCGACCACCTCGTCGCCGGGTCCAAGGAGTCGCGGATCGCCGCGACGGTGCGCCACCCCCAGGTGCTGGTGACCGGGCATCCCTTCGTCGACGTCTGGCAGGCCGTGCGTCCCGAGGTCGTCGGGATCGACGCCTGGCCGCAGGTCCCCCGCGGCGAGCCGTGGAAGGAGGGCGTCGCCCGTCGGCTCGGTCACGACGACCACCGCGAGCTGTGGCGACGCATCCGCACGTCGGTGACGACCTGGCGTGACCTCGACCAGTCGCTGATCCGCGCGGTCGAGGAGCTGATCGACTTCGTCACCGTCCCGACCGACTGA
- a CDS encoding beta-class carbonic anhydrase yields the protein MAESSVFDELVAANARYVEQGEHRVLPVAPARQLAIVTCMDARIDVFAMAGLALGDAHVLRNAGARVTEDVRRSLALSTHLLGTRSVALVAHTRCGVHDPEGTAYERMSQTMGRAPADRDWRTFTDPRRALRDDADVLLAWPDRPDGFVVGAYLFDVDTGRLEQVVAPTAAEPV from the coding sequence ATGGCCGAGTCGAGCGTCTTCGACGAGCTCGTCGCCGCCAACGCCCGCTACGTCGAGCAGGGCGAGCACCGGGTGCTGCCGGTCGCACCGGCACGGCAGCTGGCGATCGTGACCTGCATGGACGCGCGCATCGACGTGTTCGCCATGGCCGGCCTCGCGCTGGGCGACGCCCATGTCTTGCGCAACGCCGGCGCGCGGGTGACCGAGGACGTCCGGCGTTCGCTGGCGCTGTCGACACACCTGCTGGGGACGCGGTCGGTCGCGCTCGTCGCACACACCCGGTGCGGCGTCCACGACCCCGAGGGCACCGCCTACGAGCGCATGTCGCAGACGATGGGTCGCGCCCCGGCCGACCGGGACTGGCGGACGTTCACCGACCCCCGCCGGGCGCTGCGCGACGACGCCGACGTGCTGCTGGCCTGGCCGGACCGACCCGACGGTTTCGTCGTCGGTGCCTACCTGTTCGACGTCGACACCGGCCGGCTCGAGCAGGTCGTCGCCCCGACCGCCGCCGAGCCGGTGTGA
- the pepN gene encoding aminopeptidase N, which yields MSRDDTSPADTGAVRENLTRDEARQRAARVRDVRTVVHLDLTTGSESFAATSRLSFRTTEDGGTFVDCTATTVHRVELDGEVLPHEVVEATRIRLPGLHAGEHELTVVATMAYRHEGKGLHRFVDPSDDRVYLHSQFEPFDAHLVYACFDQPDLKTTFALTVDAPEEWVVVSNGRAIERPTEGAAGRWVFEPTPRISTYITAVVAGSYARFADEHHGRELGLYVRRSLADHLDTPEIFEVTKQGLDYFEDVFATPYPFGKYDQLFVPEFSAGAMENPGAITFSEVYVFRSKVTDANRERRAETILHEMAHMWFGDLVTMRWWDDLWLNESFATFMSVLAQADATRWRNAWVTFLDAEKAWAKMQDQLPSTHPVADEMPDVESVHQNFDGITYAKGASVLRQLVAWVGQDEFLAGVRNYFDRHAWGNTDLGDFLGALEDASGRDLAAWRDEWLLTTGVNTLTPEVRLADDGTYAEVTLVQTAPAPTWAGLPGVPAREPVLRRHRVAVGVYRRTEAGLVRDQRVELDVEGERTPVPELVGIPAGEVVLVNDDDLTYAKVELDAASTDVLTRELHALVEPLPRALVWSSTWDMVRDGRLPARSYVDLVVSNVASETEVGVLQRLLLRAVGAAERYADPGMRVELLRRLTLHARAWLADLAPGSDHQLAVVRHWAATARSDADQLTAVQQLLDDELTVEGLELDTDLRWLLVTALARAGVVDEERIAAELARDDTDLGRRQAATARAIRPDADAKEHAWQQLLEDSSLSHTVSRQIWGGFSQLDQGDVLASFVSRYFDALGPVWRERSLDWALEFSEGMFPQWAASPDLVDQVDATLADDDLPRPLRRVLLEQRDTLVRTLDARACDAAVG from the coding sequence TTGAGCCGCGACGACACCTCCCCCGCCGACACCGGCGCCGTGCGCGAGAACCTCACCCGCGACGAGGCCCGGCAACGCGCCGCGCGTGTCCGCGACGTGCGCACCGTCGTGCACCTCGACCTGACCACCGGGTCCGAGAGCTTCGCGGCGACCTCGCGGCTGAGCTTCCGTACCACCGAGGACGGCGGCACCTTCGTCGACTGCACGGCCACCACGGTCCACCGCGTCGAACTCGACGGCGAGGTGCTGCCCCACGAGGTGGTCGAGGCGACCAGGATCCGGCTGCCGGGTCTGCACGCCGGCGAGCACGAACTGACCGTCGTCGCGACCATGGCGTACCGGCACGAGGGCAAGGGGCTGCACCGGTTCGTCGACCCCTCGGACGACCGCGTCTACCTGCACAGCCAGTTCGAGCCGTTCGACGCCCACCTCGTCTACGCCTGCTTCGACCAGCCCGACCTCAAGACCACGTTCGCGTTGACCGTCGACGCCCCCGAGGAGTGGGTGGTGGTCTCCAACGGCCGGGCGATCGAGCGTCCGACCGAGGGCGCCGCGGGCCGGTGGGTGTTCGAGCCCACGCCGCGCATCTCGACCTACATCACGGCGGTCGTCGCCGGCTCCTACGCCCGGTTCGCCGACGAGCACCACGGTCGTGAGCTCGGGCTGTACGTGCGCCGGTCGTTGGCCGACCACCTCGACACGCCCGAGATCTTCGAGGTCACCAAGCAGGGCCTGGACTACTTCGAGGACGTGTTCGCCACGCCCTACCCCTTCGGCAAGTACGACCAGCTGTTCGTGCCGGAGTTCTCGGCCGGGGCGATGGAGAACCCGGGCGCGATCACCTTCTCGGAGGTGTACGTCTTCCGCAGCAAGGTCACCGACGCCAACCGGGAACGCCGCGCGGAGACCATCCTGCACGAGATGGCCCACATGTGGTTCGGCGACCTCGTCACCATGCGCTGGTGGGACGACCTGTGGCTCAACGAGTCGTTCGCCACCTTCATGTCCGTGCTGGCGCAGGCCGACGCGACCCGGTGGCGCAACGCCTGGGTGACCTTCCTCGACGCCGAGAAGGCGTGGGCGAAGATGCAGGACCAGCTGCCCTCCACCCACCCGGTCGCCGACGAGATGCCCGACGTGGAGTCGGTGCACCAGAACTTCGACGGCATCACCTACGCCAAGGGCGCCTCGGTGCTGCGCCAGCTGGTCGCCTGGGTCGGGCAGGACGAGTTCCTGGCCGGGGTGCGCAACTATTTCGACCGGCACGCGTGGGGGAACACCGACCTCGGCGACTTCCTCGGTGCGCTCGAGGACGCCAGTGGTCGCGACCTCGCCGCCTGGCGCGACGAGTGGTTGCTGACCACCGGCGTGAACACGTTGACGCCCGAGGTGAGGCTCGCCGACGACGGCACCTACGCCGAGGTCACGCTCGTGCAGACGGCTCCGGCGCCGACCTGGGCCGGCCTGCCCGGCGTCCCCGCCCGGGAGCCGGTCCTGCGTCGTCACCGCGTCGCCGTCGGCGTGTACCGACGCACCGAGGCGGGACTGGTGCGCGACCAGCGGGTGGAGCTCGACGTCGAGGGTGAGCGCACGCCCGTGCCGGAGCTCGTGGGCATCCCGGCCGGCGAGGTCGTGCTCGTCAACGACGACGACCTCACCTACGCCAAGGTGGAGCTCGACGCCGCCTCGACCGACGTGCTGACCCGTGAGCTGCACGCGCTGGTGGAGCCGCTGCCGCGCGCCCTGGTCTGGTCCTCGACCTGGGACATGGTCCGCGACGGCCGCCTGCCCGCCCGCAGCTACGTCGACCTCGTCGTCAGCAACGTCGCCAGCGAGACCGAGGTGGGCGTCCTCCAGCGGCTGCTGCTGCGGGCGGTCGGCGCCGCCGAGCGCTACGCCGACCCGGGGATGCGCGTCGAGCTCCTGCGGCGCCTGACCCTGCACGCCCGGGCGTGGCTGGCCGATCTCGCGCCTGGCAGCGACCACCAGCTGGCGGTCGTGCGCCACTGGGCCGCGACCGCGCGCTCGGACGCCGACCAGCTCACCGCGGTGCAGCAGCTGCTCGACGACGAGCTGACCGTCGAGGGGTTGGAGCTCGACACCGACCTGCGCTGGTTGCTCGTGACGGCACTCGCCCGCGCCGGCGTGGTCGACGAGGAGCGCATCGCGGCCGAGCTCGCCCGCGACGACACCGACCTCGGTCGCCGGCAGGCGGCCACGGCGCGAGCCATCCGTCCTGACGCCGACGCCAAGGAACACGCCTGGCAGCAGCTCCTGGAGGACTCCTCGCTGTCCCACACGGTGTCGCGACAGATCTGGGGCGGCTTCAGCCAGCTCGACCAGGGCGACGTGCTCGCGTCCTTCGTGTCGCGCTACTTCGACGCGCTGGGGCCGGTGTGGCGGGAGCGCTCGTTGGACTGGGCGCTCGAGTTCTCCGAGGGGATGTTCCCGCAGTGGGCCGCCTCCCCGGACCTGGTCGACCAGGTCGACGCCACGCTCGCCGACGACGACCTGCCCCGTCCGCTGCGTCGGGTGCTGCTCGAGCAGCGCGACACGTTGGTCCGCACCCTCGACGCGCGGGCGTGCGACGCGGCCGTCGGCTGA
- a CDS encoding crotonase/enoyl-CoA hydratase family protein, with protein MSVRTETRGRVRVITIDRPEVRNAVDRATAAALLDACQRADADPSVAVVVVTGAGGTFCAGADLHAVEDPQRRNRLERDVRGPMGPTRRTPTKPVIAAIEGHAVAGGLELALWCDLRVAADDAVLGVFCRRWGVPLIDGGTVRLPRVVGLGRALDLVLTGRPVDAQEALAMGLVTALAPSGRALESAVDLGSRLAELPQRTLLADLAATRAAFDRPLPDALLAEHDSGMAAIEAGGMADVARFRAGGGRSGAPA; from the coding sequence GTGTCCGTACGCACCGAGACCCGTGGCCGCGTCCGGGTGATCACGATCGACCGCCCCGAGGTCCGCAACGCCGTCGACCGTGCCACCGCCGCCGCGCTGCTCGACGCCTGCCAGCGCGCCGACGCCGATCCGTCGGTCGCGGTCGTGGTGGTCACCGGTGCCGGCGGCACGTTCTGTGCCGGTGCCGACCTGCATGCGGTCGAGGACCCGCAGCGGCGCAACCGGCTCGAGCGCGACGTCCGCGGTCCGATGGGGCCGACCCGGCGCACCCCGACCAAGCCGGTGATCGCCGCGATCGAAGGACACGCCGTGGCGGGTGGACTCGAACTCGCCCTGTGGTGCGACCTGCGTGTCGCCGCCGACGACGCCGTCCTCGGGGTGTTCTGCCGACGGTGGGGCGTGCCGCTCATCGATGGTGGCACGGTCCGCCTGCCCCGCGTCGTCGGGCTCGGACGGGCGCTCGACCTGGTCCTCACCGGACGCCCGGTGGACGCGCAGGAGGCGCTGGCCATGGGGTTGGTCACCGCTCTGGCGCCCAGCGGTCGGGCGCTGGAGTCGGCCGTGGACCTCGGCAGCCGGTTGGCCGAACTGCCCCAGCGGACCCTGCTCGCCGATCTCGCCGCCACCCGTGCCGCCTTCGACCGACCGTTGCCCGACGCCCTGCTCGCCGAGCACGACAGCGGCATGGCGGCGATCGAGGCCGGCGGCATGGCCGACGTCGCCCGCTTCCGCGCCGGTGGTGGCCGGTCGGGCGCACCCGCCTGA
- a CDS encoding AMP-dependent synthetase/ligase has translation MQEYTSPGEVAVADDVNLTGPLFDAARTAPDRIAVAHRVGDRFVEWTLGQFVGEIQAVAKGLIGLGIEPGQRVCLMSATRLEWTILDYAIWAAGGVSVPIYETSSPEQVEWIVSDSGAVAIVVETPELRAIYDQVADRLPDCAHAFVIEQGGMDAIKAAGTQVTDEQVEERAATVRADDLATLVYTSGTTGRPKGCELTHRNFVWNSEQSRSAISNVLRAGESTLLFLPLAHIFARYIQVAVISAGAKLGFSTGIPNLLEELGMFRPTFLLAVPRVFEKVYNGAQQKAHGDGKGKIFDRAAAVAEQYSREQAAGDIGFATKLQHALFDKLVYGKLRAAMGGEIRYAVSGGAALGERLGHFFNGIGVLILEGYGLTETTAPTNVNRPDAFKIGTVGKPLPGVSVRIGDDGEIAIKGGCIFRGYYNNAEATREVLEDGWFRTGDLGQLDGEGYLKITGRKKEILVTAGGKNVAPAILEDRMRAHALVSQSMVVGDGRPFIAALVTIDPEAFATWAEANGKSGKSVADLVDDADLRAEVQKAIDEANQAVSKAESIRTFRILPEDFEVGVELSQKMSVKRHVVTEKYGHVVEDIYTSGSR, from the coding sequence ATGCAGGAGTACACCAGCCCGGGCGAGGTGGCCGTCGCCGACGACGTCAACCTGACCGGGCCGTTGTTCGACGCGGCACGCACGGCGCCGGACCGGATCGCGGTGGCGCACCGCGTCGGGGACCGGTTCGTCGAGTGGACGCTGGGCCAGTTCGTCGGCGAGATCCAGGCGGTCGCCAAGGGCCTGATCGGTCTGGGCATCGAGCCGGGCCAGCGGGTGTGTCTGATGTCCGCGACCCGCCTCGAGTGGACCATCCTCGACTACGCGATCTGGGCGGCGGGTGGCGTGAGCGTCCCCATCTACGAGACCTCCTCGCCCGAGCAGGTCGAATGGATCGTCTCCGATTCCGGCGCGGTCGCCATCGTGGTCGAGACCCCGGAGCTGCGGGCGATCTACGACCAGGTCGCCGACCGGCTGCCCGACTGCGCCCACGCGTTCGTGATCGAGCAGGGCGGCATGGACGCCATCAAGGCGGCCGGCACGCAGGTCACCGACGAGCAGGTCGAGGAGCGCGCCGCGACCGTACGCGCCGACGACCTCGCCACCCTGGTCTACACCTCCGGCACCACCGGGCGTCCCAAGGGCTGTGAGCTCACCCACCGCAACTTCGTGTGGAATTCCGAGCAGAGCCGGTCGGCGATCTCCAACGTGCTGCGCGCCGGGGAGAGCACCCTGCTGTTCCTGCCGCTGGCCCACATCTTCGCGCGCTACATCCAGGTCGCGGTGATCAGCGCGGGTGCCAAGCTCGGCTTCTCGACCGGGATCCCGAACCTGCTCGAGGAACTGGGCATGTTCCGCCCCACGTTCCTGCTCGCCGTGCCCCGGGTGTTCGAGAAGGTCTACAACGGCGCCCAGCAGAAGGCCCACGGTGACGGCAAGGGCAAGATCTTCGACCGCGCCGCGGCCGTCGCCGAGCAGTACTCGCGCGAACAGGCGGCCGGCGACATCGGTTTCGCCACCAAGCTCCAGCACGCGCTGTTCGACAAGCTGGTGTACGGCAAGCTGCGGGCGGCGATGGGTGGCGAGATCCGCTACGCGGTCTCCGGCGGCGCAGCACTGGGGGAGCGGCTCGGCCACTTCTTCAACGGCATCGGGGTGCTCATCCTCGAGGGCTACGGACTCACCGAGACCACGGCGCCCACCAACGTGAACCGCCCCGACGCCTTCAAGATCGGCACGGTCGGCAAGCCCCTGCCCGGCGTCTCGGTCCGCATCGGTGACGACGGCGAGATCGCGATCAAGGGCGGCTGCATCTTCCGCGGCTACTACAACAACGCCGAGGCCACCCGCGAGGTCCTCGAGGACGGCTGGTTCCGCACCGGCGACCTCGGGCAGCTCGACGGCGAGGGCTACCTCAAGATCACGGGTCGCAAGAAGGAGATCCTGGTCACCGCCGGCGGCAAGAACGTCGCGCCGGCGATCCTCGAGGACCGCATGCGGGCCCATGCGCTGGTGAGCCAGTCGATGGTGGTCGGCGACGGCCGTCCCTTCATCGCGGCGCTGGTGACCATCGACCCGGAGGCGTTCGCGACCTGGGCGGAGGCCAACGGCAAGTCCGGCAAGTCCGTCGCGGACCTGGTCGACGACGCGGACCTGCGTGCCGAGGTGCAGAAGGCCATCGACGAGGCCAATCAGGCCGTGTCGAAGGCCGAGTCGATCCGCACCTTCCGCATCCTGCCCGAGGACTTCGAGGTCGGGGTCGAGCTCAGCCAGAAGATGTCGGTGAAGCGACACGTCGTGACCGAGAAGTACGGCCACGTCGTCGAGGACATCTACACGTCCGGTTCGCGCTGA
- a CDS encoding ABC1 kinase family protein codes for MARKGLGGRIQRGSRLARTGVRGATGLAGAKARQLTGRPDADDAAHRELAEHLREVLGDMKGAAMKLGQLLSFVDLDLPPDVQNVYHEALAELRDAAPAFDPEAIDEVLREEYGAAPETVFASFDRQPLAAASIGQVHAATLDDGREVVVKVQYPGVAEAVRSDLRNLETFRPIARFVAPNQEIEPLLEELRERIDDELDYQREARYQRAFANRYAGHPFIRVPDIIGELCRRRVLVSERVRGEKFDTVAQSGDEALCQRVGEIVFRYAFGSIGRFRLFNGDPHPGNYLIEPEGSAADGGVRVAFLDYGSVKMFTRENYDAMRSVEESVAHADRHRAIDALRSAGFLPPTARVDEELVHEWFRLYTRPVVAEQPFTFTPEYAAEVIRSNTDPRSPYGDVLRKLNLPPDYLLLNRIQWGLNSVLGRLGATNDWRAIRDEYVAAGAAPATDLGRLDATWWRTREPEIDPPA; via the coding sequence GTGGCACGCAAGGGACTCGGCGGCCGTATCCAGCGCGGTTCCCGCCTCGCCCGCACGGGGGTGCGCGGCGCGACCGGCCTGGCCGGTGCCAAGGCACGCCAGCTGACCGGACGCCCGGACGCCGATGACGCGGCGCACCGGGAACTCGCCGAGCACCTGCGCGAGGTGCTCGGGGACATGAAGGGTGCGGCGATGAAGCTCGGCCAACTGCTGAGCTTCGTCGACCTCGACCTTCCGCCGGACGTGCAGAACGTCTACCACGAGGCACTGGCGGAGTTGCGCGATGCCGCTCCGGCCTTCGATCCCGAGGCCATCGACGAGGTGCTGCGCGAGGAGTACGGCGCCGCGCCGGAGACGGTGTTCGCCTCGTTCGACCGGCAGCCGCTCGCGGCCGCCTCGATCGGCCAGGTGCACGCCGCGACCCTCGACGACGGACGCGAGGTGGTCGTCAAGGTCCAGTACCCCGGGGTCGCCGAGGCCGTGCGCTCGGACCTGCGCAACCTCGAGACGTTCCGGCCCATCGCCCGTTTCGTGGCGCCCAACCAGGAGATCGAGCCGCTCCTCGAGGAGTTGCGCGAGCGGATCGACGACGAACTCGACTACCAGCGCGAGGCCCGCTACCAACGGGCGTTCGCCAACCGCTACGCCGGCCACCCCTTCATCCGTGTTCCCGACATCATCGGCGAACTGTGCCGCCGACGGGTCCTGGTCAGCGAGCGCGTGCGCGGCGAGAAGTTCGACACGGTCGCGCAGTCGGGCGACGAGGCACTGTGCCAGCGCGTCGGCGAGATCGTGTTCCGCTACGCGTTCGGCTCGATCGGACGCTTCCGGCTGTTCAACGGCGACCCCCATCCCGGCAACTACCTGATCGAGCCCGAGGGATCCGCCGCCGACGGCGGTGTGCGGGTCGCGTTCCTCGACTACGGCTCGGTCAAGATGTTCACCCGCGAGAACTACGACGCGATGCGCTCGGTCGAGGAGTCGGTCGCGCACGCCGACCGGCACCGGGCGATCGACGCGCTGCGCTCCGCCGGTTTCCTCCCGCCGACGGCCCGGGTGGACGAGGAACTGGTCCACGAGTGGTTCCGGCTCTACACCCGCCCGGTCGTGGCCGAGCAGCCGTTCACGTTCACGCCCGAGTACGCCGCCGAGGTCATCCGCTCCAACACCGATCCACGCAGCCCGTACGGGGACGTGCTGCGCAAACTCAACCTGCCGCCGGACTACCTGCTGCTCAACCGCATCCAGTGGGGTCTGAACTCGGTCCTCGGACGACTCGGAGCCACCAACGACTGGCGGGCGATCCGCGACGAGTACGTCGCTGCCGGCGCCGCCCCGGCGACGGATCTCGGTCGGCTCGACGCGACCTGGTGGCGAACCCGCGAACCCGAGATCGACCCACCAGCCTGA
- the ychF gene encoding redox-regulated ATPase YchF, which yields MALQVGLVGLPNVGKSTLFNAVSQAGAEAANFPFCTIDPNVGVVAVPDERLTRLAELAASQKVIPTAIEFVDIAGLVAGASQGEGLGNQFLAHIREVDAICNVVRCFESDDIIHVSGSVDPARDVEIITTELVLADLATTEKRLERANRSARTGDKDLVRERDQVLALRDHLAEGHVARTFPGELDPTVARELSLLTAKPVIYAANVAEDELPDAAGNHHVEVVRKLAESEGAEVVVISAQVEAELAELDGSERAEYLADLGLERSGLERLIERAYRLLGLLTYFTAGPKEARAWTVPAGSTAPRAAREIHTDFERGFIKAEVIAYEDYDRLGTEAAAREAGRLRIEGKDYVVADGDVIHFRFNV from the coding sequence GTGGCGCTCCAGGTCGGTCTGGTCGGCCTGCCCAACGTCGGCAAGTCGACGCTGTTCAACGCGGTGTCGCAGGCCGGCGCGGAAGCGGCGAACTTCCCGTTCTGCACCATCGACCCCAACGTGGGTGTGGTCGCCGTCCCCGACGAGCGCCTGACGCGGCTCGCCGAGCTGGCCGCGTCGCAGAAGGTGATCCCGACCGCGATCGAGTTCGTCGACATCGCCGGGCTGGTCGCGGGCGCGTCCCAGGGCGAAGGGCTGGGCAACCAGTTCCTCGCCCACATCCGGGAGGTCGACGCGATCTGCAACGTCGTGCGCTGCTTCGAGAGCGACGACATCATCCACGTCAGCGGCTCGGTCGATCCGGCCCGCGACGTGGAGATCATCACGACCGAGCTGGTCCTGGCGGACCTGGCCACGACCGAGAAGCGGCTCGAGCGCGCGAACCGCTCGGCCCGTACCGGCGACAAGGACCTGGTTCGCGAACGTGACCAGGTCCTGGCCCTGCGCGACCACCTCGCCGAGGGCCACGTCGCCCGCACGTTCCCGGGGGAACTGGACCCGACCGTCGCCCGGGAGCTGTCGTTGTTGACCGCCAAGCCGGTGATCTACGCCGCCAACGTCGCCGAGGACGAGCTCCCGGATGCGGCCGGCAACCACCACGTCGAGGTGGTGCGCAAGCTGGCCGAGTCCGAGGGCGCCGAGGTGGTGGTCATCTCGGCCCAGGTCGAGGCCGAGCTGGCCGAGCTCGACGGGAGCGAGCGCGCGGAGTACCTCGCCGACCTCGGGCTCGAGCGCTCGGGCCTCGAGCGGTTGATCGAACGCGCCTACCGCCTGCTCGGCCTGCTGACCTACTTCACCGCGGGGCCGAAGGAGGCACGGGCCTGGACCGTCCCGGCCGGTTCCACGGCACCGCGCGCGGCGCGCGAGATCCACACCGACTTCGAGCGCGGCTTCATCAAGGCCGAGGTCATCGCCTACGAGGACTACGACCGCCTCGGGACGGAGGCGGCGGCGCGCGAGGCCGGGCGCCTGCGGATCGAGGGCAAGGACTACGTGGTGGCCGACGGTGACGTCATCCACTTCCGTTTCAACGTCTGA
- the nucS gene encoding endonuclease NucS, with amino-acid sequence MRLLVARCSATYEGRLSSTLTSAVRLIMVKADGCVALHADVGAYKPLNWMNAPNTLLEQERRWVVTNPKGEKLTIELEEVFEDVSHELDTERGLTLDGVEKELQELLAAHPSHLEQDLVCIQREFRTDLGPVDLLCRDVDGGAVAVEIKRIGEIDGVEQLTRYLERMQRDPLLAPVRGVFAATVIKPQARVLAESRGIACVEVDLGRLRGEDDLTLRLF; translated from the coding sequence ATGCGCCTGCTCGTCGCGCGGTGTTCCGCGACCTACGAGGGTCGGTTGTCGTCGACCCTGACCAGTGCCGTCCGCCTCATCATGGTGAAGGCCGACGGCTGTGTCGCCCTGCACGCCGACGTGGGGGCCTACAAGCCGTTGAACTGGATGAACGCGCCCAACACCCTGCTCGAGCAGGAGCGGCGCTGGGTCGTCACCAACCCCAAGGGGGAGAAGCTGACGATCGAGCTCGAGGAGGTGTTCGAGGACGTCAGCCACGAGCTCGACACGGAACGTGGCCTGACCCTCGACGGGGTCGAGAAGGAGCTCCAGGAGCTGCTCGCGGCCCATCCCTCGCACCTCGAGCAGGACCTGGTCTGCATCCAGCGCGAGTTCCGGACCGACCTCGGACCGGTCGACCTGCTGTGCCGGGACGTCGACGGCGGCGCGGTCGCGGTCGAGATCAAGCGGATCGGCGAGATCGACGGCGTCGAGCAGTTGACCCGCTACCTCGAGCGCATGCAGCGTGATCCGCTGCTCGCTCCCGTCCGGGGCGTCTTCGCGGCGACCGTCATCAAGCCGCAGGCGCGCGTGCTGGCCGAGTCCCGCGGCATCGCCTGTGTCGAGGTCGACCTCGGCCGCCTGCGCGGCGAGGACGACCTCACCCTCCGGCTGTTCTGA
- a CDS encoding NUDIX hydrolase — protein sequence MRARLLTELHDHLAVHRARDPREAASLRRTLALLAWLPDPLSEAADSTHVTGSAIVLDADGRVLLHRHKRLGVWLQPGGHVDPGESVADGAVRETREETGLHAVHPPGGPVVAHVDVHEGPRGHVHLDVRYLLRADGRATFAPDTGESPHVGWFDLGSVREVGDASLISAAEAALAHR from the coding sequence ATGAGAGCGCGGTTGCTCACCGAACTGCACGACCACCTCGCCGTCCACCGTGCCCGTGACCCGCGGGAGGCCGCGTCGTTGCGACGGACGTTGGCACTGCTGGCCTGGTTGCCCGATCCGCTGTCGGAGGCGGCGGACAGCACCCACGTCACCGGGTCGGCGATCGTGCTCGACGCCGACGGGCGGGTCCTGCTGCACCGGCACAAGCGGCTCGGGGTGTGGCTGCAGCCCGGTGGGCACGTCGACCCGGGCGAGTCGGTCGCCGACGGGGCCGTGCGCGAGACCCGCGAGGAGACCGGGCTGCACGCGGTCCATCCGCCCGGCGGGCCGGTGGTCGCCCACGTCGACGTGCACGAGGGCCCCCGCGGGCACGTCCACCTCGACGTCCGCTACCTACTGCGCGCCGACGGCCGGGCCACGTTCGCACCCGACACCGGCGAGTCCCCGCACGTCGGCTGGTTCGACCTCGGCAGCGTCCGCGAGGTCGGCGACGCCTCCCTGATCAGCGCCGCCGAGGCCGCCCTCGCCCACCGCTGA